The Helicobacter pylori genome includes a window with the following:
- the hofH gene encoding outer membrane beta-barrel protein HofH, which translates to MKKASQVLFFGAFLSSSLQGFEAKLNGFVDQSSTIGFNQHKINKERGIYPMQQFATIAGYLGLGFSLLPKKVSDHVLKGKIGGMVGSIFYDGTKKFEDGSVAYNLFGYYDGFMGGYTNILQSDDLGTQNMKYNKNVRNYVFSDAYLEYAYKNYFEIKAGRYLSTMPYKSGQTQGFQVSGQYKHARLTWFSSFGRAFAYGSFLMDWFAARTTYSGGFTKNDKGGYDSHGRKVLYGTHAVQLTYKPHRFLIEGFYYLSPQIFNAPGVKIGWDSNPNFSGTGFRSDTAVIGFFPIYYPWMIVKSNGSPVYRYDTPATQNGQNLIIRQRFDINNYNVSIAFYKVFQNANGWIGNMGNPSGVIMGSNSVYAGFTGTALKRDAATILLSCGGTHFAKKFTWKFATQYSNSVVSWEARAMISLGYKFTEYLSGSVDLAYYGVHTNKGFKPGENGPVPKNFPALYSDRSALYTALVASF; encoded by the coding sequence ATGAAAAAGGCAAGTCAGGTTTTATTCTTTGGGGCATTTTTAAGCTCTTCTTTACAAGGTTTTGAAGCTAAGCTTAATGGCTTTGTGGATCAATCCAGCACGATCGGTTTTAACCAGCATAAAATCAATAAAGAAAGAGGCATCTACCCTATGCAGCAATTCGCAACGATTGCGGGCTATTTAGGGCTTGGTTTTAGCCTGTTACCCAAAAAGGTTTCAGACCATGTTCTAAAAGGCAAAATAGGGGGCATGGTGGGATCTATTTTCTATGACGGCACGAAGAAGTTTGAAGACGGCTCTGTGGCTTACAATCTCTTTGGTTATTACGATGGGTTCATGGGGGGTTATACAAACATCTTACAAAGCGATGATTTAGGGACACAGAACATGAAATACAACAAAAATGTCCGCAATTATGTCTTTAGCGATGCGTATTTAGAATACGCTTATAAGAATTATTTTGAAATAAAAGCCGGACGCTATCTCTCCACCATGCCTTATAAAAGCGGTCAAACGCAAGGCTTTCAAGTTTCTGGGCAATACAAGCATGCGCGCTTGACTTGGTTTAGCTCTTTTGGGAGGGCGTTCGCTTACGGCTCGTTTTTAATGGATTGGTTTGCCGCTAGGACCACTTATAGCGGAGGCTTCACTAAAAACGATAAGGGAGGTTATGATAGCCATGGGCGAAAGGTGCTTTATGGCACGCATGCGGTGCAACTCACCTATAAACCTCATCGTTTCCTCATAGAAGGCTTTTATTACCTTTCGCCTCAAATCTTTAACGCTCCGGGCGTTAAGATTGGTTGGGACTCTAACCCCAATTTTAGCGGCACAGGCTTTCGCTCTGATACAGCTGTCATAGGGTTTTTTCCCATTTACTACCCTTGGATGATCGTTAAATCCAACGGGAGTCCGGTCTATAGATACGACACGCCTGCCACTCAAAACGGGCAAAATCTCATTATCCGCCAACGCTTTGATATAAACAATTACAATGTTTCCATCGCTTTTTATAAAGTCTTTCAAAACGCTAATGGTTGGATAGGCAATATGGGGAATCCAAGCGGTGTGATAATGGGGAGTAACAGCGTCTATGCGGGTTTTACAGGCACAGCCCTTAAAAGAGACGCCGCTACCATTCTCCTTTCTTGTGGCGGCACTCATTTTGCCAAAAAATTCACATGGAAATTCGCCACACAATATTCCAATTCAGTAGTCTCTTGGGAAGCGAGAGCGATGATCTCTTTAGGTTATAAATTCACTGAATACTTGAGCGGTAGCGTGGATCTTGCGTATTATGGCGTGCATACTAACAAAGGCTTTAAACCGGGTGAAAACGGGCCTGTGCCTAAAAACTTCCCCGCCCTTTATTCTGACAGGAGCGCGTTATACACGGCTCTAGTAGCATCTTTTTGA
- the pgi gene encoding glucose-6-phosphate isomerase encodes MLTQLKTYPKLLKHYEEIKEAHMRDWFSKDKERASRYFVQLESLSLDYSKNRLNDTTLKLLFELADDCSLKEKIEAMFKGEKINTTEKRAVLHTALRSLNDTEILLDNMEVLKSVRNVLKRMRAFSDSVRSGKRLGYTNQVITDIVNIGIGGSDLGALMVCTALKRYGHPRLKMHFVSNVDGTQILDVLEKLNPASTLFIVASKTFSTQETLTNALTARKWFVERSGDEKHIAKHFVAVSTNKEAVQQFGIDEHNMFEFWDFVGGRYSLWSAIGLSIMIYLGKKNFNALLKGAYLMDEHFRNAPFESNLPVLMGLIGVWYINFFKSKSHLIAPYDQYLRHFPKFIQQLDMESNGKRISKKGEIIPYDTCPVVWGDMGINAQHAFFQLLHQGTHLIPIDFIASLDKKPNAKGHHEILFSNVLAQAQAFMKGKSYEEALGELLFKGLDKDEAKDLAHHRVFFGNRPSNILLLEKISPSNIGALVALYEHKVFVQGVIWDINSFDQWGVELGKELAVPILQELEGHKSNAYFDSSTKRLIELYKNYNQ; translated from the coding sequence ATGCTAACCCAATTAAAAACTTATCCAAAATTACTCAAACATTATGAAGAAATCAAAGAAGCGCATATGCGCGATTGGTTTTCCAAAGACAAAGAGCGAGCGAGCCGTTATTTCGTGCAATTGGAAAGCTTGAGTTTGGACTATTCCAAAAACCGCTTGAACGATACCACTTTAAAGCTTCTTTTTGAATTAGCGGATGACTGCTCTTTAAAAGAAAAGATTGAGGCGATGTTTAAGGGCGAAAAAATCAACACCACCGAAAAAAGGGCCGTTTTACACACCGCTTTAAGAAGCTTGAATGACACTGAAATTTTACTAGACAACATGGAAGTGTTAAAAAGCGTGAGAAATGTTTTAAAACGCATGCGAGCCTTTAGCGATAGTGTGAGAAGCGGTAAAAGATTGGGCTATACCAATCAAGTGATCACTGATATTGTCAATATCGGTATTGGAGGGTCAGATTTAGGCGCTTTAATGGTTTGCACCGCTCTAAAACGCTACGGCCACCCGAGATTAAAAATGCATTTTGTGTCTAATGTGGATGGCACACAGATTTTAGATGTTTTAGAAAAACTCAATCCAGCCAGCACGCTTTTTATCGTGGCTTCTAAGACTTTTTCCACTCAAGAAACCTTAACCAACGCCCTAACCGCTAGAAAATGGTTTGTAGAAAGAAGCGGCGATGAAAAGCATATCGCTAAGCACTTTGTAGCGGTATCCACTAATAAAGAAGCCGTGCAACAATTTGGCATTGACGAGCATAACATGTTTGAATTTTGGGATTTTGTAGGGGGGCGCTATAGTTTGTGGTCGGCTATTGGCTTATCCATTATGATCTATTTAGGGAAGAAAAATTTCAACGCTCTTTTGAAAGGAGCGTATTTGATGGATGAGCATTTTAGAAACGCCCCTTTTGAAAGCAATTTACCCGTTTTAATGGGGCTAATTGGCGTGTGGTATATCAATTTTTTTAAATCCAAAAGCCATTTAATCGCTCCTTACGATCAGTATTTAAGGCATTTCCCTAAATTCATTCAGCAATTAGATATGGAAAGTAATGGCAAACGCATCAGCAAAAAAGGCGAAATCATCCCCTATGACACCTGTCCTGTTGTTTGGGGCGATATGGGCATTAACGCTCAGCACGCCTTTTTCCAGCTCTTGCATCAAGGCACGCATTTAATACCCATTGATTTTATCGCTTCTTTAGACAAAAAGCCTAACGCTAAAGGCCACCATGAGATTCTATTCAGCAATGTTTTAGCGCAAGCGCAAGCTTTCATGAAAGGCAAGAGTTATGAAGAAGCGCTTGGGGAATTGCTCTTTAAAGGCTTAGACAAAGATGAAGCCAAAGATTTAGCCCACCACAGGGTATTTTTTGGCAACCGCCCTTCTAATATCCTTTTATTAGAAAAGATTTCACCAAGCAATATTGGGGCATTAGTGGCTCTTTATGAGCATAAAGTCTTTGTGCAAGGGGTTATTTGGGATATTAACAGCTTTGATCAATGGGGCGTGGAGCTTGGGAAAGAATTAGCCGTGCCGATTTTACAAGAATTAGAAGGGCATAAAAGCAACGCTTATTTTGACAGCTCCACTAAGCGCTTAATAGAATTGTATAAGAATTACAACCAATAG
- a CDS encoding HP1165 family MFS efflux transporter, producing the protein MLRKNILAYYGANFLLIIAQSLPHAILTPLLLSKGLSLSEILLVQTFFSFCVLVAEYPSGVLADLMSRKNLFLVSNAFLIASFSFVLFFDSFILMLLAWGLYGLYSACSSGTIEASLITDIKENKKDLSKFLAKNNQIAYLGMIIGSSLGSFLYLKVHAMLYIVGIFLIMLCALTIIIYFKEKEEDFKSQKSLKLLKEQVKGSLKELKDNPKLKILLVGHLITPVFFMSHFQMWQAYFLKQGVKEQYLFIFYIAFQVISILIHFLKAKNYSQKIALSSLLVLLGVSPLLLSNIPYCFIGVYALMVAFFAYMSYCLGYQFSKFVSKNNISSLSSLLSSCVRVVSVLVLSLSSLELRYFSPLTIITMHFALTLIMLFFFLYKAKPFDE; encoded by the coding sequence ATGTTAAGAAAAAACATTTTAGCTTACTATGGGGCGAATTTTCTCTTAATCATCGCTCAAAGCTTGCCCCATGCGATTTTAACCCCATTGTTGCTTTCTAAAGGGCTTAGTTTGAGTGAAATCTTGCTCGTGCAAACCTTTTTTAGCTTTTGCGTGCTGGTGGCTGAATACCCAAGCGGCGTTTTAGCGGATTTGATGAGCCGAAAAAATTTATTCCTGGTTTCTAACGCCTTTTTAATCGCTAGTTTTTCGTTTGTGCTGTTTTTTGATAGTTTTATTCTCATGCTTTTAGCGTGGGGGCTGTATGGTTTGTATAGCGCATGCTCTAGCGGCACGATTGAAGCTTCACTCATCACAGACATTAAAGAAAATAAAAAGGATTTGTCTAAATTTTTAGCCAAAAACAATCAAATCGCTTATTTGGGCATGATTATAGGGAGTTCTTTGGGATCGTTTTTGTATCTCAAAGTCCATGCGATGCTGTATATCGTGGGGATTTTTTTAATCATGCTCTGTGCACTAACGATCATCATTTATTTTAAAGAAAAAGAAGAAGATTTTAAAAGCCAAAAAAGTTTGAAACTCCTTAAAGAGCAAGTCAAAGGCAGTCTTAAAGAGCTTAAAGATAACCCCAAGCTTAAAATTTTGTTAGTGGGGCATTTGATTACGCCCGTCTTTTTTATGAGCCATTTTCAAATGTGGCAAGCGTATTTTTTAAAACAAGGCGTTAAAGAGCAATACCTTTTTATATTTTATATCGCTTTTCAAGTGATTTCCATCCTCATTCATTTTTTAAAAGCCAAAAATTACAGCCAAAAAATCGCCCTAAGTTCGCTTTTGGTGTTGCTGGGCGTTAGCCCCTTGTTGCTTAGCAATATCCCTTATTGTTTCATAGGGGTGTATGCGCTCATGGTGGCGTTTTTTGCTTACATGAGTTATTGCTTGGGGTATCAATTCTCCAAATTCGTTTCTAAAAACAACATTTCATCGCTCTCATCGCTTTTATCAAGCTGTGTGCGCGTGGTTTCTGTGTTAGTTTTATCGCTCAGTAGTTTGGAACTGCGTTACTTCTCGCCCCTAACTATCATCACCATGCATTTTGCCCTAACGCTTATCATGCTCTTTTTCTTTTTGTATAAGGCTAAGCCGTTTGATGAGTGA
- a CDS encoding NAD(P)-binding domain-containing protein — translation MNQEILDVLIVGAGPGGIATAVECEIAGVKKVLLCEKTESHSGMIEKFYKAGKRIDKDYKKQVVELKGHIPFKDSFKEETLENFTNLLKEHRITPSYKTDIESVKKEGEYFKITTTSNATYHAKFVVVAIGKMGQPNRPTTYKIPVALSKQVVFSINDCKENEKTLVIGGGNSAVEYAIALCKTTPTTLNYRKKEFSRINEDNAKNLQEVLNNNTLKSKLEVDIESLEEDGTQIKVNFTDNTSESFDRLLYAIGGSTPLEFFKRCSLELDPSTNIPVVKENLESNNIPNLFIVGDILFKSGASIATALNHGYDVAVEIAKRL, via the coding sequence ATGAACCAAGAAATTTTAGATGTGTTGATAGTGGGTGCAGGGCCTGGGGGCATTGCCACGGCCGTAGAATGCGAAATAGCCGGCGTTAAAAAAGTGCTTTTATGCGAAAAAACCGAAAGCCATTCAGGCATGATAGAGAAGTTTTATAAAGCCGGTAAAAGGATTGATAAAGATTATAAAAAGCAAGTCGTAGAGCTTAAAGGGCATATCCCTTTTAAAGACAGCTTTAAAGAAGAAACTTTAGAGAATTTCACTAACCTTTTAAAAGAGCATCGCATCACGCCAAGCTATAAAACCGATATTGAGAGCGTGAAAAAAGAAGGCGAATACTTTAAAATCACCACCACTTCTAATGCAACCTATCATGCTAAATTTGTGGTGGTTGCGATCGGGAAAATGGGCCAGCCAAACCGCCCTACTACTTACAAAATCCCTGTTGCGCTCTCTAAACAAGTGGTTTTTAGCATCAATGATTGTAAGGAAAATGAAAAAACCCTTGTGATTGGCGGAGGCAACTCAGCGGTGGAATACGCCATTGCTTTGTGCAAAACCACCCCTACCACCCTCAATTACCGCAAAAAAGAATTCAGTCGCATCAATGAAGACAACGCTAAAAACTTGCAAGAAGTCCTAAACAATAACACGCTTAAAAGCAAGCTTGAAGTGGATATTGAAAGCCTAGAAGAAGATGGCACTCAAATTAAGGTTAATTTCACCGATAACACGAGCGAGAGTTTTGATCGCTTGCTGTATGCGATCGGTGGCTCTACCCCTTTAGAATTTTTTAAACGCTGTTCTTTAGAGTTGGATCCTAGCACCAATATCCCTGTAGTGAAAGAAAATTTAGAGAGCAACAATATCCCTAATTTATTCATCGTGGGCGATATTTTATTCAAATCAGGGGCGAGTATCGCTACCGCTTTAAACCATGGCTATGATGTTGCTGTAGAAATCGCTAAAAGGTTGTAG
- the ccoS gene encoding cbb3-type cytochrome oxidase assembly protein CcoS: MNTEILTIMLVVSVLMGLIGLIAFLWGVKSGQFDDEKRMLESVLYDSTSDLNEAILQEKRQEN; the protein is encoded by the coding sequence ATGAATACAGAAATTTTAACCATCATGTTAGTTGTCTCAGTGCTTATGGGATTAATAGGCTTAATAGCGTTTTTATGGGGGGTTAAAAGCGGTCAGTTTGACGATGAAAAACGCATGCTTGAAAGCGTGTTGTATGACAGCACAAGCGATTTGAACGAAGCAATTTTACAAGAAAAACGCCAAGAGAACTAA
- a CDS encoding DedA family protein, giving the protein MQEALLRFQEGFKEWGYLILFVYSLGGGYVGIVIASILSATTHALDIKITILVAFLGNMVGSGALVVFARYQKREFLQYFQKHRRKLALASLWVKRYALLMIFVNKYLYGIKSVVPLAVGFSKYPLKRFLWLNVLSSFLWALIVGSVSFKASDWVKTLYERLSHYTSFFLIGLGLVLLLIWFLLKRYSRKMGF; this is encoded by the coding sequence ATGCAAGAAGCGTTGTTGCGTTTTCAAGAGGGTTTTAAGGAGTGGGGTTATCTTATTTTATTTGTGTATTCTTTGGGGGGTGGGTATGTGGGGATTGTCATCGCTTCTATTTTGAGCGCGACCACGCACGCTTTGGATATAAAAATAACCATTCTTGTCGCTTTTTTAGGGAATATGGTAGGGAGTGGGGCTCTTGTAGTCTTTGCCCGCTATCAAAAAAGAGAATTTTTGCAATATTTCCAAAAGCACAGAAGAAAGCTTGCTTTAGCGAGTTTGTGGGTGAAACGCTACGCCTTGCTCATGATTTTTGTTAATAAATATTTGTATGGGATTAAAAGCGTTGTGCCTTTGGCGGTTGGTTTTAGCAAATACCCTTTAAAAAGATTTTTATGGCTTAATGTTTTATCCAGTTTTTTGTGGGCGCTGATCGTGGGGAGCGTTTCTTTTAAAGCGAGCGATTGGGTGAAAACGCTGTATGAAAGGCTTTCTCATTACACTTCGTTTTTTCTTATTGGTTTGGGTCTTGTGTTGCTTTTAATATGGTTTTTATTGAAACGATATTCGCGCAAAATGGGTTTTTAA
- a CDS encoding flavodoxin, with product MGKIGIFFGTDSGNAEAIAEKISKAIGNAEVIDVAKASKEQFNSFTKVILVAPTAGAGDLQTDWEDFLGTLESSDFANKTIGLVGLGDQDTYSETFAEGIFHIYEKAKAGKVVGQTPTDGYHFEASKAVEGGKFVGLVIDEDNQDDLTDERISKWVEQIKGSFA from the coding sequence ATGGGAAAAATTGGTATCTTTTTTGGGACAGACAGCGGGAACGCTGAAGCTATCGCTGAAAAAATCAGCAAGGCTATTGGTAATGCCGAAGTGATTGATGTGGCTAAGGCTTCTAAAGAGCAATTTAATAGCTTTACAAAGGTTATTTTAGTCGCTCCAACAGCCGGTGCGGGCGATTTGCAAACAGATTGGGAAGACTTTTTAGGCACACTGGAATCGAGCGATTTTGCGAATAAAACCATTGGACTTGTAGGCTTGGGCGATCAAGACACTTACAGCGAAACTTTTGCAGAAGGCATTTTCCACATTTATGAAAAAGCTAAAGCCGGTAAAGTGGTAGGGCAAACTCCCACTGATGGTTATCATTTTGAAGCTTCTAAAGCGGTAGAAGGCGGTAAATTCGTGGGTCTTGTGATTGATGAAGACAATCAAGACGATCTCACTGATGAGAGGATTTCAAAATGGGTAGAACAAATTAAAGGTTCTTTCGCTTAA
- the ybeY gene encoding rRNA maturation RNase YbeY has product MLEIDNQTPLESDFLLLEKIANILAPTQIIELVLVSDETMREINRDFRGCDYATDVLSFPLEAIPHTPLGSVVINMPLAQENALKLGHRLEEEIALLFIHGVLHLLGYDHEKDKGEQRQKESELIKAFDLPLSLIERAQD; this is encoded by the coding sequence ATGCTAGAAATAGACAACCAAACCCCACTAGAGTCAGACTTTTTATTATTAGAAAAAATCGCAAATATTTTAGCCCCCACTCAAATTATTGAGCTTGTTTTAGTGAGCGATGAAACCATGCGAGAAATCAACAGGGATTTTAGAGGTTGCGATTACGCTACCGATGTTTTGAGCTTCCCTTTAGAAGCGATTCCTCACACCCCTTTAGGGAGCGTGGTGATTAACATGCCATTAGCTCAAGAAAACGCCCTGAAATTAGGGCATAGATTAGAAGAGGAGATCGCTCTTTTATTCATTCATGGGGTGTTGCACTTGTTAGGCTATGACCATGAAAAAGATAAGGGAGAACAACGCCAAAAAGAGAGCGAACTCATTAAAGCGTTTGACTTGCCTTTGAGTTTGATTGAACGGGCACAGGATTAG
- the fic gene encoding protein adenylyltransferase Fic, with amino-acid sequence MHLDRQSLEKAKHLIQSGLIDTIEVGTIKDLQEIHRFLFEGLYEFAGKIRDKNIAKGNFRFANCLYLDLILPRIESMPQSHFNQIIEKYVEMNTAHPFLEGNGRATRIWLDLLLKKELKKIALWDRIDKAAYLSATERSPVNDLEIKTLLKKHLSSNINDPLTFIKGITQSYYYEGL; translated from the coding sequence ATGCATTTAGACAGACAGAGTTTAGAAAAAGCCAAGCATTTGATCCAAAGCGGTCTGATTGACACCATAGAAGTAGGCACAATCAAGGACCTGCAAGAAATCCATCGGTTTTTGTTTGAAGGGTTGTATGAATTTGCTGGGAAAATCAGGGATAAAAACATTGCTAAAGGAAATTTCAGATTCGCTAACTGCTTGTATTTGGATTTGATTTTACCCAGAATTGAGAGCATGCCACAAAGCCATTTCAATCAAATCATAGAAAAATATGTGGAAATGAATACCGCTCACCCTTTTTTGGAGGGTAATGGCAGAGCGACTAGGATATGGCTTGATTTATTGCTTAAAAAGGAATTAAAAAAAATTGCGCTTTGGGATAGGATTGATAAAGCCGCTTATTTGAGCGCAACAGAAAGGAGTCCTGTGAATGATTTGGAAATCAAAACGCTTTTAAAAAAGCATTTGAGTTCTAATATTAACGATCCCTTAACTTTCATTAAAGGCATCACGCAGTCGTATTATTATGAAGGGCTTTGA